A region from the Anomaloglossus baeobatrachus isolate aAnoBae1 chromosome 11, aAnoBae1.hap1, whole genome shotgun sequence genome encodes:
- the ERRFI1 gene encoding LOW QUALITY PROTEIN: ERBB receptor feedback inhibitor 1 (The sequence of the model RefSeq protein was modified relative to this genomic sequence to represent the inferred CDS: inserted 1 base in 1 codon), producing MTTAGLASQDVSLKNSFMHSAQGLMCGKSCWANPTEYENTFYGMDSMPYVIRSHIQQQTSSIGQHSRPATMNGHCCSENCMKKSNFLHLGMPIIEHSTNCEDDQVVPSFKKLSMNGGAERTPPLTPVKSGPPQFYAIPPCDRSSRPLPPLPISEDHPFDEADSEVEFLTSSETDLLIQDGRPLAFKYGVPSRRSFRGCGQINYAYFDSASAAKKADEIPTCQQNGCVQNIKPQKPEQCHRRLRRSHSGPAGSYNKPAIRIHGNRTSPNSDEDKPEIPPRIPIPPRPLKPDYRRWSAEVSSNTYSDEDRPPKVPPREPLSRSNSRTPSPKSLPLYLNGVMPPTQSFAPDPKYVSSKALQRQNSEGSANKIPCILPIIENGKKASSTHYYLLPEKPPYFYRYEKYFTESKDSCSDSCSSDSNLCSASTKPDVKAKLDNNHXKRKHLSDVVSL from the exons ATGACAACAGCTGGGCTCGCGTCTCAAGACGTTTCATTGAAAAATAGCTTTATGCACAGCGCACAGGGATTAATGTGCGGCAAATCATGTTGGGCAAATCCTACCGAGTATGAAAA TACATTCTACGGGATGGATTCTATGCCATACGTTATAAGATCCCATATTCAACAGCAAACTTCCTCTATTG GTCAACATTCTAGGCCAGCCACCATGAATGGACATtgctgctcagaaaactgcatgaagaAATCTAACTTTCTTCATCTTGGCATGCCTATTATAGAACATTCTACaaactgtgaagatgaccaagtTGTTCCTTCCTTTAAGAAACTGTCAATGAACGGCGGGGCAGAGAGGACCCCTCCTTTAACGCCTGTTAAAAGTGGACCACCACAATTTTATGCCATTCCACCTTGCGATCGGAGCTCAAGACCTTTACCGCCTCTTCCGATTTCAGAAGATCATCCTTTTGATGAGGCAGATAGTGAGGTTGAATTTCTGACCAGTTCCGAGACTGACTTACTTATACAAGACGGAAGACCTTTGGCATTTAAGTATGGTGTTCCAAGCAGACGGAGCTTTAGGGGTTGTGGACAAATTAATTATGCCTATTTTGATTCGGcatctgcagccaaaaaagcagatgAAATCCCAACATGTCAACAGAATGGATGTGTACAAAACATAAAACCTCAAAAACCTGAACAATGTCATAGAAGGTTAAGGAGGTCTCATTCTGGGCCAGCTGGATCATATAATAAACCTGCTATTCGGATACATGGAAATAGGACTTCGCCTAATTCAGATGAAGACAAACCTGAAATTCCACCAAGGATTCCAATACCCCCTAGGCCGTTGAAACCAGATTACAGAAGGTGGTCAGCAGAAGTTTCCTCAAATACATACAGTGATGAGGATCGACCACCTAAGGTACCACCAAGGGAACCTTTGTCCAGGAGCAACTCTCGAACACCAAGCCCGAAGAGTTTGCCTTTATACCTCAATGGTGTAATGCCTCCAACTCAGAGTTTTGCACCAGACCCAAAATACGTTAGCAGTAAAGCTCTTCAAAGACAAAACAGTGAAGGATCTGCCAATAAAATCCCTTGTATTTTGCCCATTATAGAAAATGGAAAAAAGGCCAGTTCAACACATTATTATCTTTTACCAGAGAAGCCTCCTTACTTTTACCGCTATGAAAAGTATTTCACAGAATCTAAAGACTCTTGCTCTGACTCATGTTCTAGTGACAGTAACCTATGTTCAGCTTCAACAAAGCCTGATGTCAAGGCAAAATTGGACAATAACC ACAAACGTAAACACCTTTCGGATGTAGTTTCTCTGTAA